In Thermodesulfobacteriota bacterium, the genomic stretch TGCCCCAGAGCCTGCGTCTGCTGCTGGCGGTGGATGCCGGCCAGCTCACCGCGCTGCCGCGGCTGGAGGACTATTTGGCCTTTGTGGGCCGATTGACCCTGGGCTGCGGTCTGGCTTTTGAGCTTCCGTTTCTGGTGGTGGCCGTGACCCGCACCGGTATCGTCCGGCGCTCGTGGTTTGGCGCACAGCGCTGGCTCATCCTGGGGTCGATCTTCGTGATCGCCCTTCTTCTCGCCGGCGGAGATCCCTTCGCTGCCAGCTTGCTCTTCCTGCCCCTCTGGGCGCTCTACGAGGCCGGTCTTCTCCTCAGCCGCCTGCTGGGATCTCCTGCTTGAGAAGACAGCAGGAGACCCGCCACACCGGCCGGCCTTTCTCGTCGTACTCCAGATTCCCAGGCTGCAGCAGGCGGTGCATGACGCAGCCCTCCGGGACGGCGAGTCCGAAGAAGCGATCCTCGGTCAATCCTTGCTGCTTCTCCAGCCGGCCGTCCTTCATGACGAAGGCGTGCACCGGATAGTCTTCGCACAAGGGACAGCGATAGACGCGACCGTTGGGGAAGACGAACAGGTTGTCGGCCACGGCGCCGGCACACTGGAAAGGCTCGTCCGAGTCCAAGAAGACCTTGGGAAAGACGGTGTGGATTCCCAGGCGAGCGGCGGCTGAGGCCACTGGCGGTACGGCGGCCAGCCACTCTTGAGGAGATAGCTGCAGCGATTCCTGACCGTTGACAGCGGGCTTGCCGCGGATGCCGATCACCTGGATGAAGAAGCGGCTTACCCCCCAGGCGGCGAGCAACGGCGGCATGGCGGCCAGGGCCGAAAGGTTGAGGCGGCTGACGGTGAAGATAAGGCTTACCGTAAAGCCCCGGTGCACTGCCTCTCGGAGGTTGGTGGTGCAGGTGGCAAAGACCCCCTCGCCCCGGATCGGGTCATTCACAGTCGCGTCTGGACCGTCCAGGCTGAAGGACAGAAAATCCAGCGCTGCTGGCCCCACCCGATCGAGGAACTCGTGGAAGAGAAAGCCGTTGGTGTCCACGGTGATGGAGCGGTAGCCTAGCCCCCGGGCGGCGTGAATGATGGCCGGCAACTCTGGGTGCAGGGTTGGCTCGCCGCCCAGGAGTACGAGGTTGGTCTCCCGGCCAGGGGCAGCGAGAGAGCCCAGCCACTGCACCGCAGTGGCTGGGGAGAGAATGGATGTGCCATGCTGGCTTGGATTGATATAGCAGTGGCGACAGGCCAAATTGCAGGCAGTGAGGAGGTGGAGAAAGACGTTGCGCTCCCCGGGCCGGAAGCGCACGGTGCGGGGCAGGGGCTCCTTCATGGCAGGAGGCTCATGGCGCGAGCTTGGGCGAGGGTGTACTGGGCCAATGGCGAGCCTGCCCAGTAACGGTTCTCGGGGGTGGCGAAGAAACGGGCGAAGAGGGAAAGGCTCTCGGCGCGGCATACTCCAGCCCGAAAGCGGAGGGTCATCCCCTGATAGAGAGGCCGGAGAGTGGCAAGGGGCAGGTCGGTGCCGCCTCCCCACACGTCCTCGTACGCGTAGACGATGGCTTGGATGCCGTTGAGGAGCAGGGCAGCCAGACACATGAGGCAGGGCTCCATGGTGGTGTAGGCGGTCAGGGTCCTGCGGTCCATCTCCGGCCAATCAGTCAGCAGCTGGCGGATGGCTCGCATCTCAGCGTGGTCCAGTTCGTCAGCCCGCATGCTACCGAGACGGCGACCTCGGGCCACGACTTGACCAGTTGCGTGCACGAGCACACAGCCAACCGGAAACTCGCCGGCAGCGAGGGCGCTCTCTGCCTCGGCCAGGGCCATCGCCATGAAGGTCTCGTGTGTCAAAAGCCGTCTCCTTGGGTTTGGAAAGAGAGCCACCATACCAAACCGTGCCCAAGCCGTCAAATCGCCACTCCAGTGGATAAGAACTATCCAACTGGGCCTGCCGCTGTGCAAGAAGTAGCCATTCCCGTCTCAGACCGGCAACGGTCGCAAGTGGATCCTGGACAGTTCTTTGTGTAATTCCGGTTGGTTATCCAGGTGGGCGTTCGATTGGCACGATGGTTGAATCGGGTCTGTGGCAGCGGTGCTTGCACCCCACCCGCAACCGTATGAGATGCTCGTTACGAGCAAGGTGCTGGGGGGCAGCCCATCCCGATCCCTTCATCCCAAACCAAGGAGGTATGATCATGAAGCGTACTGCATTTGTGCTGGCCGTTGTCGTTTCCCTGGCCACTATTGGCCTTGGCCTGGCCGATGCCCGTGGACCCGGTCGCGGCGTTGGCGGCGTTGGCGGCTGTGGCGGCCCCTGCGTCTCGGGGGCGGGCCCTGGTGGCTACGCTGCGCCGGACGCCGCTTCCCAGGAGGTTCGCGCCGCTTTCCTGGCTGAGACCGTCGAGCTGCGGCGCACGTTGGCTGTGAAGCGGGCCGAGTTGGCAGCCCTCATGGCAGGTGACAGCCCGGACCCGGCTCGAGCTGGCGGTCTGCAGGGAGAGGTCTTCGATCTGGAAAGCCAGTTGCAGCAGGCGGCGACCGACGCCGGGCTGCCGGCCTGGGGCGGCGGCGACTGCCCCGGCCCTGGCAACTGCGGCACCGGTCCCCGAGGCGGCTGGCGCCAGGGCTCGACCGCCGCGCCGCCTCCCGCCCGCTAGCGGCCTAGCGTGAGTTTACCGGCCGAAAAGGGCGCAGTGCTCCTAACCATTTGAAAGCATTAGGAAAGCGGAAACGCACGTGTATACAACAACGACTTTAGCTTTCGACCCCGAGAGCGGGCAGCAAAGGA encodes the following:
- a CDS encoding radical SAM protein gives rise to the protein MKEPLPRTVRFRPGERNVFLHLLTACNLACRHCYINPSQHGTSILSPATAVQWLGSLAAPGRETNLVLLGGEPTLHPELPAIIHAARGLGYRSITVDTNGFLFHEFLDRVGPAALDFLSFSLDGPDATVNDPIRGEGVFATCTTNLREAVHRGFTVSLIFTVSRLNLSALAAMPPLLAAWGVSRFFIQVIGIRGKPAVNGQESLQLSPQEWLAAVPPVASAAARLGIHTVFPKVFLDSDEPFQCAGAVADNLFVFPNGRVYRCPLCEDYPVHAFVMKDGRLEKQQGLTEDRFFGLAVPEGCVMHRLLQPGNLEYDEKGRPVWRVSCCLLKQEIPAGG
- a CDS encoding periplasmic heavy metal sensor, coding for MKRTAFVLAVVVSLATIGLGLADARGPGRGVGGVGGCGGPCVSGAGPGGYAAPDAASQEVRAAFLAETVELRRTLAVKRAELAALMAGDSPDPARAGGLQGEVFDLESQLQQAATDAGLPAWGGGDCPGPGNCGTGPRGGWRQGSTAAPPPAR
- a CDS encoding deaminase, which encodes MTHETFMAMALAEAESALAAGEFPVGCVLVHATGQVVARGRRLGSMRADELDHAEMRAIRQLLTDWPEMDRRTLTAYTTMEPCLMCLAALLLNGIQAIVYAYEDVWGGGTDLPLATLRPLYQGMTLRFRAGVCRAESLSLFARFFATPENRYWAGSPLAQYTLAQARAMSLLP